A portion of the Punica granatum isolate Tunisia-2019 chromosome 7, ASM765513v2, whole genome shotgun sequence genome contains these proteins:
- the LOC116213100 gene encoding uncharacterized protein LOC116213100, whose amino-acid sequence MASEMMSSDSATEHRTGVVNGTSASVPEDDCSSIVELAGDQELGTGSKSCCLGGALVSEEKIAQMGPSSGSEAESGFQEPEDICGVVVSNEERGEMEQPLRSSSNFGDFLGSGGNTVAGDVGRIDGCDGADRLLEVRKKQLLDELEGGSIFRGIGPLEHPDERVMILPHVDGQKFVKGVDAYLRSSLKVEVIDDTAVIEPIMIGPGTGNAKKKNIPKEDLEGKKSKRAKKRGKGGKPGSEKVEGSARLAWNSKDGTKRMYSSEEMEALRFVGVVEQRKLWREIYNGLGSVVAKEYSSLTAQKSQQQQGKSISEASNPLRRSHGRGILGEDSSKEDGAKLDKWGGKEAANANPSRPARGQSVSCDYDSTNLEEEDGDEDSEDSDEYYANIQRPAFAVEGEPNFEAGPPEDGLEYLRRVRWEAAQIPNVKVAKLDRSKLNKEQSVYMPVIPEIAKCPEHLMPSKQWEDEFLADFSKLRMAFLQAEASKVGASDKSQLKFVLGNKNFSSHLSAIGNFDNAEAEEERQTTSTTETPSPKVLKIDSASGSPTLSMLLSMDSVSRVSSLRKRISALEATNVLSRDDCLWIFALCAAVDTPLHADTCASLRSLLRKCATLRAQKEEVDDETIMLNILATISGRFFGQSDM is encoded by the exons atggCTTCGGAGATGATGAGTTCTGATTCTGCAACTGAGCACAGGACTGGCGTCGTGAATGGCACTTCGGCTTCTGTCCCTGAAGATGATTGTTCCTCCATTGTTGAACTTGCGGGAGATCAAGAACTGGGAACTGGGTCTAAGTCTTGCTGCCTTGGAGGGGCTCTGGTCTCGGAGGAGAAGATTGCCCAGATGGGTCCTTCGTCTGGTTCTGAAGCGGAGAGCGGCTTTCAAGAACCTGAGGATATCTGCGGAGTTGTCGTttccaatgaagagagaggcGAAATGGAGCAGCCGCTGAGAAGTTCCTCAAATTTCGGGGACTTCTTGGGTTCTGGTGGAAATACAGTTGCTGGGGATGTCGGGAGGATCGATGGCTGCGATGGAGCTGACAGGCTTCTTGAAGTTAGGAAGAAGCAACTGCTCGATGAACTCGAAGGAGGGTCGATTTTTCGGGGTATCGGCCCATTGGAGCACCCAGATGAAAGGGTCATGATCTTGCCACATGTCGACGGGCAGAAATTTGTGAAAGGAGTTGATGCGTACCTGAGAAGTTCATTGAAGGTTGAAGTTATCGATGACACAGCAGTGATTGAACCCATAATGATCGGCCCTGGGACTGGAAatgcgaagaagaagaacatcccgaaaGAGGACTTGGAGGGGAAGAAGTCGAAACGGGCAAAGAAAAGAGGGAAGGGCGGGAAACCGGGCTCCGAAAAGGTGGAAGGCTCGGCCCGACTTGCTTGGAATAGTAAAGACGGAACCAAGAGAATGTACTCGAGTGAGGAGATGGAGGCTCTGAGGTTTGTGGGAGTTGTGGAGCAAAGAAAGCTGTGGAGGGAGATCTACAATGGACTCGGGTCAGTGGTGGCAAAGGAGTACTCGAGCCTCACTGCACAGAAGAGTCAGCAGCAGCAGGGCAAGTCGATCTCTGAAGCATCGAATCCTCTTAGGAGGTCTCATGGCCGTGGTATTCTCG GTGAAGATTCTAGTAAAGAAGACGGCGCAAAACTAGACAAATGGGGAGGTAAGGAGGCAGCCAATGCAAATCCTTCACGTCCGGCTAGGGGTCAGAGTGTCAGTTGTGATTATGACTCGACGAATTTAGAAGAGGAGGATGGTGATGAAGACAGTGAAGATAGCGATGAGTACTATGCAAACATCCAACGGCCTGCTTTTGCTGTCGAGGGAGAGCCTAATTTTGAAGCAGGCCCACCAGAAGATGGGCTTGAATACCTCAGGAGAGTCAG GTGGGAAGCGGCACAGATCCCAAATGTGAAGGTGGCTAAGCTTGATAGGAGTAAATTGAACAAAGAACAGAGCGTTTACATGCCAGTGATTCCTGAGATAGCAAAATGTCCCGAGCACTTGATGCCCTCAAAGCAATGGGAGGATGAGTTTCTTGCTGATTTCTCAAAGCTGCGGATG GCCTTCTTACAAGCAGAGGCTTCCAAAGTCGGGGCATCGGACAAATCACAACTCAAATTCGTCCTCGGGAACAAAAATTTCTCGAGTCATCTTTCTGCCATTGGAAACTTCGATAATGCAGAGGCTGAAGAAGAAAGACAAACCACATCTACTACGGAGACCCCATCTCCGAAGGTTCTCAAGATCGATTCTGCAAGCGGATCCCCTACACTGTCTATGCTTCTTTCGATGGATTCGGTCtctcgggtttcaagcctgaGGAAACGAATAAGTGCCTTGGAGGCCACAAATGTGCTCTCAAGGGATGACTGCCTGTGGATTTTCGCTCTCTGTGCAGCCGTAGACACTCCTCTTCATGCTGATACCTGTGCCTCTCTCCGGTCTCTGCTGAGAAAATGTGCGACCCTGCGGGCTCAGAAGGAGGAGGTGGATGACGAGACAATAATGTTGAATATCCTCGCCACCATTTCGGGGAGGTTCTTTGGTCAGTCTGAcatgtaa
- the LOC116213101 gene encoding uncharacterized protein LOC116213101 isoform X1 encodes MEEARGKTASVSCSKTAAGSQSASRPKWYPRRSIIKPPSTSSNKSVFLHKWWLVKVNGKDLAVGGFTQRDHRVSLFRSAAIVKRHDHTTLETADGMTVMLSGLIDRLHANENGFPDEVCHRFMLGFPLDWEKYSWEDSSRTFTSGEHKLHSGDFLSNVSSVSLDDVPVARIRDLMFGLGDSDNDLLTKNICNDMLKKLGKTPHSEREKAPANHAMSPKEKREIKKGAADETGAKCKSHRVERTGKNEEEVPGTENEGKVAPRNDKRSKAAAAIIPSRRVSTRSMTRSRRGE; translated from the exons ATGGAGGAAGCAAGGGGCAAGACGGCATCGGTTTCTTGCTCTAAAACTGCCGCTGGATCGCAATCCGCATCGAGACCCAAATGGTATCCTCGACGGTCCATAATCAAGCCTCCATCCACCTCTTCGAACAAATCC GTGTTCTTGCATAAATGGTGGCTGGTGAAGGTGAATGGCAAGGATTTAGCTGTTGGAGGCTTCACCCAGAGAGA TCACAGGGTTAGCCTTTTCCGCTCTGCAGCAATTGTAAAGAGGCATGACCATACAACTCTCGAGACAGCGGATGGCATGACAGTTATGTTGAGCGGCCTAATTGACCGACTTCATGCAAACGAAAATGGATTCCCAGATGAG GTGTGCCACAGATTCATGTTGGGATTTCCCTTAGATTGGGAAAAGTACTCGTGGGAAGATTCGTCCAGGACTTTTACATCCGGTGAACACAAATTGCATTCAGGCGACTTCCTGAGTAATGTCTCATCAGTTTCTCTAGATGATGTCCCTGTGGCGAGGATCCGAGATCTCATGTTTGGTCTTGGAGACAGTGATAATGATTTGTTGACGAAGAACATTTgcaacgatatgctgaaaaagCTCGGGAAGACTCCTCACTCTGAGCGAGAAAAAGCACCAGCTAACCATGCGATGAGTCcgaaagagaagagagaaatcAAGAAAGGCGCCGCAGATGAAACCGGAGCCAAGTGCAAATCTCATAGAGTTGAGCGGACAGGCAAGAATGAGGAAGAGGTACCAGGCACagaaaatgaaggaaaagTGGCACCGAGAAATGACAAAAGATCCAAGGCAGCTGCTGCTATCATCCCGAGCAGACGTGTTTCTACAAGAAGCATGACTAGATCAAGGAGGGGGGAATAA
- the LOC116213101 gene encoding uncharacterized protein LOC116213101 isoform X2, which translates to MVFLHKWWLVKVNGKDLAVGGFTQRDHRVSLFRSAAIVKRHDHTTLETADGMTVMLSGLIDRLHANENGFPDEVCHRFMLGFPLDWEKYSWEDSSRTFTSGEHKLHSGDFLSNVSSVSLDDVPVARIRDLMFGLGDSDNDLLTKNICNDMLKKLGKTPHSEREKAPANHAMSPKEKREIKKGAADETGAKCKSHRVERTGKNEEEVPGTENEGKVAPRNDKRSKAAAAIIPSRRVSTRSMTRSRRGE; encoded by the exons ATG GTGTTCTTGCATAAATGGTGGCTGGTGAAGGTGAATGGCAAGGATTTAGCTGTTGGAGGCTTCACCCAGAGAGA TCACAGGGTTAGCCTTTTCCGCTCTGCAGCAATTGTAAAGAGGCATGACCATACAACTCTCGAGACAGCGGATGGCATGACAGTTATGTTGAGCGGCCTAATTGACCGACTTCATGCAAACGAAAATGGATTCCCAGATGAG GTGTGCCACAGATTCATGTTGGGATTTCCCTTAGATTGGGAAAAGTACTCGTGGGAAGATTCGTCCAGGACTTTTACATCCGGTGAACACAAATTGCATTCAGGCGACTTCCTGAGTAATGTCTCATCAGTTTCTCTAGATGATGTCCCTGTGGCGAGGATCCGAGATCTCATGTTTGGTCTTGGAGACAGTGATAATGATTTGTTGACGAAGAACATTTgcaacgatatgctgaaaaagCTCGGGAAGACTCCTCACTCTGAGCGAGAAAAAGCACCAGCTAACCATGCGATGAGTCcgaaagagaagagagaaatcAAGAAAGGCGCCGCAGATGAAACCGGAGCCAAGTGCAAATCTCATAGAGTTGAGCGGACAGGCAAGAATGAGGAAGAGGTACCAGGCACagaaaatgaaggaaaagTGGCACCGAGAAATGACAAAAGATCCAAGGCAGCTGCTGCTATCATCCCGAGCAGACGTGTTTCTACAAGAAGCATGACTAGATCAAGGAGGGGGGAATAA
- the LOC116213102 gene encoding vesicle transport protein GOT1-like: MVSFEMNDRKKIGLGLTGFGVFFSFLGIVFLFDKGLIAMGNILFLSGVSLTIGLKSTMQFFMKRQNFKGTISFGSGFFFVIIGWPILGMILESYGFIVLFSGFWPTLAVFMQRIPILGWVLQQPYVRSLFDRYRGRRVPV; encoded by the exons ATGGTTTCGTTCGAAATGAATGATCGTAAAA AGATCGGTCTTGGGCTGACTGGATTTGGGGTCTTCTTCTCGTTCCTGGGAATTGTCTTCCTTTTCGATAAGGGACTGATTGCCATGGGAAAT ATCCTCTTCTTGTCAGGGGTGTCATTGACTATTGGATTGAAGTCGACCATGCAGTTCTTCATGAAACGACAGAATTTTAAG GGAACAATATCCTTTGGAAGCGGCTTCTTCTTCGTTATAATTGGATGGCCTATTCTTGGCATGATTTTGGAATCTTATGGATTTATTGTACTTTTCAG TGGCTTCTGGCCAACTCTTGCTGTTTTCATGCAAAGGATACCTATTCTTGGATGGGTGTTGCAGCAGCCTTACGTCAGATCG CTCTTTGACCGTTACCGGGGGAGACGAGTACCCGTGTAG
- the LOC116214273 gene encoding CMP-sialic acid transporter 2-like, which produces MKNGVVECSVCHSRLVSPTTRPISRAYDRHKSNVSSKQRALNVLLVVGDCILVGLQPILVYMSKVDGKFNFSPISVNFLTEAAKVLFAVLMLLFQARRQKVGEKPLLSISTFIQAARANILLAVPAFLYAVNNYLKFTMQLYFNPATVKMLSNLKVLVIAVLLKVIMRRRFSIIQWEALALLLIGISINQLRSLPEGTTAMGLPVEAGAYILTLIFVTVPSMASVFNEYALKSQYDTSIYLQNLFLYGYGAIFNFLGIVGSAIIKGPSSFDILQGHSKATILLICNNAAQGILSSFFFKYADTILKKYSSTVATIFTGFASAALFGHTLTINFMLGITIVFISMHQFFSPLSKVKDEQQNGLLELVDVDDERRSRDSFINMAAGANDEASHHVNTEDRQPLLPR; this is translated from the exons ATGAAGAACGGAGTTGTTGAATGCAGTGTCTGCCACTCAAGACTTGTATCTCCTACTACCAGACCTATATCAAGGGCTTATGATCGACACAAAAGCAATGTGTCATCAAAGCAGCGTGCCCTTAACGTTCTCTTGGTTGTCGGTGATTGTATACTTGTGGGCTTGCAG CCAATTCTAGTTTATATGTCCAAAGTGGATGGAAAGTTCAACTTCAGCCCTATCAGTGTTAACTTTTTGACAGAAGCTGCAAAGGTTCTCTTTGCAGTTCTGATGCTTTTATTCCAG GCTAGGCGTCAAAAAGTGGGCGAGAAGCCGTTGCTCTCAATATCCACATTCATACAG GCGGCCCGTGCCAACATCCTCCTTGCTGTTCCAGCCTTCCTATACGCGGTTAATAATTATCTGAAGTTCACTATGCAG CTATACTTTAATCCTGCAACCGTTAAGATGCTTAGTAACCTGAAG GTTTTGGTGATAGCTGTTTTACTGAAGGTAATAATGAGACGTCGATTCTCCATAATCCAG TGGGAAGCCCTTGCTCTATTGCTCATTGGTATCAGTATAAATCAATTGCGATCCTTGCCCGAAGGCACAACTGCTATGGGTCTTCCTGTTGAAGCGGGTGCATACATACTGACTCTGATTTTT GTCACAGTCCCATCCATGGCTTCTGTCTTCAACGAGTATGCACTGAAGAGCCAATATGACACAAGCATTTACCTTCAG AATTTGTTCTTATATGGATATGGTGCTATATTCAACTTTCTAGGAATTGTGGGATCAGCCATCATCAAAG GACCAAGCAGCTTTGATATTCTGCAAGGACATTCAAAAGCTACTATCCTGCTTATATGTAATAATGCAGCTCAAGGGATCCTAtcctcatttttcttcaaatatgCAG ACACAATTTTGAAGAAGTACTCATCAACTGTGGCCACAATCTTCACTGGATTCGCATCTGCTGCACTGTTTGGTCACACGTTGACCATTAACTTCATGCTAGGAATCACTATCGTGTTCATTTCGATGCACCAG tTCTTTTCACCCCtttcaaaagtcaaagatGAGCAACAAAATGGACTGCTGGAATTAGTAGATGTTGATGATGAGCGGAG GTCAAGGGATTCCTTTATTAATATGGCAGCTGGGGCAAATGATGAG GCTAGTCATCATGTGAATACTGAAGATAGGCAACCACTTCTTCCCCGATAA
- the LOC116215138 gene encoding INO80 complex subunit D isoform X2 has protein sequence MASTANTAPPRAPQPPSSSRPPRNPTPNPPPDPPNANPNPNPVPDPPSTAAAASNTFAPPPEAVALSRATHLTRPEVLRLRSHRLKQLARCYRDHYWALMEELKVQYREYYWVHGVSPFRDASEPEAREPHPPDLEHPGEDPHNNNNAAAAAATGGKGVCAFVGCKTKAMALTSFCNLHILSDSKQKLYKPCSFVIKSAQAGPITCSKPILRSTVPSLCSLHSQKAQRDVSRALRKGGLSVASSNKLASKFHVIVAEYVIYTSHCTGAG, from the exons ATGGCCTCCACTGCCAATACGGCCCCTCCCAGAGCCCCCCAACCTCCTTCCTCCTCCAGACCCCCCAGAAACCCTACCCCCAATCCTCCCCCCGACCCCCCGAATGcaaaccctaaccctaatcCCGTCCCTGATCCTCCCTCCACGGCCGCCGCAGCGTCCAACACATTCGCGCCGCCGCCCGAAGCCGTGGCCCTATCCCGCGCCACCCACCTCACTCGCCCCGAGGTCCTCCGCCTCCGATCCCACCGCCTGAAGCAGCTCGCCCGATGCTACCGCGACCATTACTGGGCCCTCATGGAGGAGCTCAAGGTCCAGTACAGGGAATACTACTGGGTACACGGCGTCAGCCCCTTTAGGGACGCGTCCGAGCCGGAGGCGCGTGAGCCCCACCCCCCGGACTTGGAGCACCCTGGGGAAGATCCCCACAACAATAACaacgccgccgccgccgccgcgaCGGGTGGTAAGGGAGTATGCGCTTTTGTCGGGTGTAAAACCAAGGCCATGGCTTTGACCAGCTTCTGCAATCTCCATATACTCTCCGATTCGAAGCAGAAGCTGTATAAGCCGTGTAGTTTCGTAATCAAGAG TGCGCAAGCAGGACCTATAACATGTTCAAAGCCAATTCTGAGATCCACTGTTCCTTCTCTTTGTTCACTCCACTCCCAGAAAGCACAGAGGGATGTCTCACGGGCCTTGAGAAAAGGGGGTCTCAGTGTTGCTTCATCCAATAAGCTTGCTTCAAAGTTCCACGTCATTGTTGCAGAATAT GTGATTTACACCTCTCATTGCACAGGAGCAGGGTAG
- the LOC116215138 gene encoding INO80 complex subunit D isoform X1 codes for MASTANTAPPRAPQPPSSSRPPRNPTPNPPPDPPNANPNPNPVPDPPSTAAAASNTFAPPPEAVALSRATHLTRPEVLRLRSHRLKQLARCYRDHYWALMEELKVQYREYYWVHGVSPFRDASEPEAREPHPPDLEHPGEDPHNNNNAAAAAATGGKGVCAFVGCKTKAMALTSFCNLHILSDSKQKLYKPCSFVIKSAQAGPITCSKPILRSTVPSLCSLHSQKAQRDVSRALRKGGLSVASSNKLASKFHVIVAEYVRQIQAKRRATRDASQIKVVVKEETAS; via the exons ATGGCCTCCACTGCCAATACGGCCCCTCCCAGAGCCCCCCAACCTCCTTCCTCCTCCAGACCCCCCAGAAACCCTACCCCCAATCCTCCCCCCGACCCCCCGAATGcaaaccctaaccctaatcCCGTCCCTGATCCTCCCTCCACGGCCGCCGCAGCGTCCAACACATTCGCGCCGCCGCCCGAAGCCGTGGCCCTATCCCGCGCCACCCACCTCACTCGCCCCGAGGTCCTCCGCCTCCGATCCCACCGCCTGAAGCAGCTCGCCCGATGCTACCGCGACCATTACTGGGCCCTCATGGAGGAGCTCAAGGTCCAGTACAGGGAATACTACTGGGTACACGGCGTCAGCCCCTTTAGGGACGCGTCCGAGCCGGAGGCGCGTGAGCCCCACCCCCCGGACTTGGAGCACCCTGGGGAAGATCCCCACAACAATAACaacgccgccgccgccgccgcgaCGGGTGGTAAGGGAGTATGCGCTTTTGTCGGGTGTAAAACCAAGGCCATGGCTTTGACCAGCTTCTGCAATCTCCATATACTCTCCGATTCGAAGCAGAAGCTGTATAAGCCGTGTAGTTTCGTAATCAAGAG TGCGCAAGCAGGACCTATAACATGTTCAAAGCCAATTCTGAGATCCACTGTTCCTTCTCTTTGTTCACTCCACTCCCAGAAAGCACAGAGGGATGTCTCACGGGCCTTGAGAAAAGGGGGTCTCAGTGTTGCTTCATCCAATAAGCTTGCTTCAAAGTTCCACGTCATTGTTGCAGAATATGTAAGACAGATTCAGGCGAAAAGAAGAGCTACACGTGATGCAAGTCAAATCAAAGTTGTGGTTAAGGAAGAAACTGCTAGCTAA